In the genome of Paenibacillus pabuli, one region contains:
- a CDS encoding NHLP leader peptide family RiPP precursor, translating into MMVSEKTLHEDIIEKAWTDEHFRQQLHSNPKQALREAFGIDIPEHIQIRTVEEQQNDYVLVIPPNPSKVNYDVNCGPWRS; encoded by the coding sequence ATGATGGTATCAGAGAAAACGTTGCACGAGGATATTATTGAAAAGGCCTGGACTGATGAGCACTTCAGACAACAACTGCACTCCAACCCGAAGCAAGCGCTTCGTGAAGCATTTGGCATTGATATTCCTGAACACATTCAGATTCGTACCGTTGAAGAACAACAGAATGACTATGTTCTTGTGATTCCTCCCAATCCATCCAAAGTGAATTATGACGTCAATTGCGGACCGTGGAGAAGCTAA